A single Arcobacter sp. FWKO B DNA region contains:
- a CDS encoding peroxiredoxin: MLVTKKAPDFTATAVLGNNEIVDNFRLYDNLGEKGTVIFFYPLDFTFVCPSEIIAFDKRLEEFTSRGVNVIGVSVDSQFSHFAWKNTDVKNGGIGQVRFPLVADLSKQIARDFDVLFNESVALRGSFLLDSDGTVRHAVINDLPLGRNIDEMIRMVDTMIFVNTHGEVCPAGWQKGDEGMKADTKGVAEYLAKNSEKL, encoded by the coding sequence ATGTTAGTAACAAAAAAAGCTCCAGATTTTACAGCTACAGCTGTATTAGGTAATAATGAGATAGTAGATAATTTTAGATTATATGATAACTTAGGTGAAAAAGGTACAGTTATATTTTTCTACCCACTAGACTTTACATTTGTATGTCCGTCAGAAATTATTGCATTTGATAAAAGACTAGAAGAATTTACTTCTAGAGGTGTAAATGTAATAGGTGTATCAGTAGATAGCCAATTTTCTCACTTTGCATGGAAAAATACAGATGTTAAAAATGGTGGTATTGGACAAGTAAGATTCCCACTAGTAGCAGATTTAAGCAAACAAATTGCAAGAGATTTTGATGTATTATTTAATGAATCAGTTGCTTTAAGAGGAAGTTTCTTATTAGATTCAGATGGAACTGTAAGACACGCAGTAATTAATGACTTACCACTTGGAAGAAATATAGATGAGATGATAAGAATGGTTGATACTATGATTTTCGTAAATACTCACGGTGAAGTTTGCCCAGCTGGTTGGCAAAAAGGTGACGAAGGTATGAAAGCTGACACAAAAGGTGTTGCTGAATACTTAGCTAAAAATAGCGAAAAACTATAA
- a CDS encoding heavy-metal-associated domain-containing protein — translation MALKSFEVQNVKCGGCANTLKKSLHDEFGEVDVNLDVMPRVITLDIDDTKINTLKEKLRTLGYPLVTDELSTVQTLKTKAKSFVSCAIGKMDS, via the coding sequence ATGGCACTTAAATCATTTGAAGTACAAAATGTGAAATGTGGAGGGTGTGCAAATACACTTAAAAAATCTCTGCATGATGAATTTGGTGAGGTTGATGTAAACCTAGATGTAATGCCAAGGGTAATTACACTTGATATAGATGATACAAAAATAAACACTCTAAAGGAAAAATTAAGAACACTGGGATATCCTTTGGTAACAGATGAGCTATCAACTGTACAAACTTTGAAGACAAAAGCAAAAAGTTTTGTATCTTGTGCGATAGGAAAAATGGATAGCTAG
- a CDS encoding 4Fe-4S dicluster domain-containing protein — protein MSRMEAPANTPVWVDESRCKACDICVSVCPAGVLGMRLEPTSTLGAMITIVAPESCIGCNDCELACPDFAIYVADKSEYKFAKLSDEAKQRAQAIKDNNYRILSA, from the coding sequence ATGTCAAGAATGGAAGCTCCTGCTAATACGCCTGTATGGGTTGATGAAAGCAGATGTAAAGCATGTGATATATGTGTTTCTGTATGTCCAGCTGGTGTTTTGGGTATGAGACTAGAGCCAACTTCAACACTTGGTGCGATGATTACTATTGTTGCTCCTGAGTCTTGTATAGGTTGTAATGATTGTGAATTAGCATGTCCTGATTTTGCTATATATGTAGCTGATAAATCAGAATATAAGTTTGCTAAATTAAGTGATGAGGCAAAACAAAGAGCACAAGCTATTAAAGATAATAATTATAGAATTTTAAGTGCTTAA
- a CDS encoding 2-oxoglutarate synthase subunit alpha has product MATREVISSGNELSALAAVDAGCRFFGGYPITPSSEVMHEISDLLPEVGGACIQMEDEIAGIAATIGAAMSGVRAMTATSGPGVSLKAENLGLAQMAEVPLVLVNVMRGGPSTGLPTRVSQGDVRQARNPSHGDYRSITLCAGNLAECYTEVVRAFNLADRFMQPVIVLTDETLGHMHGKAMLPTAEEVKAGIVPRKVFTGSPEDYRPYGVGADEAAVLNPMFQGYRYHFTGLHHDGKGFPTEEIETCRKLIQRLEDKVMMHTDELEYNEEFMLDDMTGAEGEVLIIAYGSVSLAAKEAIRHLRAQGIKAGLFRPITLWPSPAKRIKHFTDMIKNVLCVELNIRQYTEEVERVSSRLDIQGLYKVNGRAISPYEIVEKVKEIF; this is encoded by the coding sequence ATGGCAACTAGAGAAGTAATTTCAAGTGGTAATGAGTTATCTGCATTAGCAGCCGTTGATGCAGGATGTAGATTTTTTGGTGGATATCCGATTACTCCTTCAAGTGAAGTAATGCACGAAATATCTGATTTATTACCAGAAGTTGGTGGTGCATGTATCCAAATGGAAGATGAAATAGCTGGAATTGCAGCAACAATTGGTGCAGCAATGAGTGGTGTTAGAGCTATGACAGCAACTTCAGGTCCAGGGGTTTCACTAAAAGCTGAAAACTTAGGACTTGCACAAATGGCAGAAGTTCCTTTGGTTTTAGTAAATGTTATGAGAGGTGGTCCATCAACTGGTCTTCCAACAAGGGTATCTCAAGGTGATGTAAGACAAGCTAGAAACCCAAGTCACGGGGATTATAGATCTATTACACTATGTGCTGGTAACTTAGCTGAGTGTTATACTGAAGTGGTAAGAGCATTTAATCTTGCAGATAGATTTATGCAACCAGTTATCGTTTTGACTGATGAAACTTTAGGTCATATGCATGGTAAAGCTATGCTTCCAACAGCAGAAGAAGTAAAAGCTGGGATAGTACCAAGAAAAGTTTTCACTGGATCTCCTGAAGATTATAGACCATACGGTGTTGGTGCTGATGAAGCTGCTGTTCTTAACCCAATGTTCCAAGGTTACAGATACCACTTCACAGGTCTTCACCATGATGGTAAAGGTTTTCCTACTGAAGAGATTGAAACATGTAGAAAACTTATCCAAAGACTTGAAGATAAAGTTATGATGCATACAGATGAACTTGAGTACAATGAAGAGTTTATGCTTGATGATATGACTGGTGCTGAAGGTGAGGTATTAATCATCGCTTACGGTTCTGTATCACTTGCAGCAAAAGAAGCTATCAGACACTTAAGAGCACAAGGGATCAAAGCAGGACTATTTAGACCTATTACTCTATGGCCAAGCCCAGCAAAAAGAATAAAACATTTTACAGATATGATCAAAAATGTTTTATGTGTTGAGCTAAACATTAGACAATATACTGAAGAAGTAGAAAGAGTTTCAAGTAGACTTGATATTCAAGGTTTATATAAAGTAAATGGTAGAGCAATTTCTCCATATGAGATAGTTGAAAAAGTGAAGGAGATATTCTAA
- a CDS encoding 2-oxoglutarate ferredoxin oxidoreductase subunit beta, producing MAFNYDKYLRLEKMPTLWCWGCGDGVILKAVIRAIEACGWKQDDVCVVSGIGCSGRFSSYVDFNTIHTTHGRTVAWATGVKLANPDKHVICVAGDGDAMAIGGNHTIHACRRNIDINFIMINNFIYGLTNSQTSPTTPQGMWTVSQKAGNIDPTFDACNVAIASGASFVARETMLDPKKLERVLVKGFQHKGFSFFDIMSNCHINLGRKNKMDSAMKNLEWIDSITAPLSKWEKMSPEEQKNVFPTGVLKHDENAKEYCEMYEEIKAVHQGKRKVITQDDFEKKI from the coding sequence ATGGCTTTCAATTACGATAAATATCTAAGATTAGAAAAGATGCCAACACTTTGGTGTTGGGGTTGTGGTGATGGTGTTATCCTAAAAGCTGTAATTAGAGCAATTGAAGCTTGTGGATGGAAACAAGATGATGTTTGTGTAGTATCTGGTATTGGATGTAGTGGAAGATTTTCTTCTTATGTTGATTTCAATACAATTCACACAACACATGGTAGAACTGTTGCTTGGGCAACTGGTGTAAAACTAGCAAATCCAGACAAACATGTAATTTGTGTTGCAGGGGACGGTGATGCTATGGCTATTGGTGGAAATCATACAATACATGCTTGTAGAAGAAATATTGATATAAACTTCATTATGATCAATAACTTCATCTATGGTCTTACTAATTCACAAACAAGTCCAACTACTCCTCAAGGTATGTGGACAGTTTCACAAAAAGCTGGTAATATTGACCCAACTTTTGATGCTTGTAATGTTGCAATAGCAAGTGGAGCTTCATTTGTAGCTAGAGAAACTATGCTAGATCCTAAAAAACTTGAAAGAGTTTTAGTAAAAGGTTTCCAACATAAAGGGTTTAGTTTCTTTGATATTATGAGTAACTGCCATATTAACCTTGGTAGAAAAAATAAAATGGATAGTGCAATGAAAAACTTAGAGTGGATTGACTCTATAACTGCACCATTATCAAAATGGGAAAAAATGTCTCCTGAAGAGCAAAAAAATGTATTCCCAACTGGTGTTTTAAAACATGATGAAAATGCTAAAGAATACTGTGAAATGTATGAAGAGATAAAAGCAGTACATCAAGGCAAAAGAAAAGTGATCACTCAAGATGACTTTGAGAAAAAGATATAA
- a CDS encoding 2-oxoacid:acceptor oxidoreductase family protein, with amino-acid sequence MARTLMRFTGVGGQGVLLAGEIFAAAKIKTGGYGLKTATYTSQVRGGPTVVDITLDDNEIFYPYANDGEIDFMLSVAQKSYDLFKNGVSEGGTIIIEPNLVKPTEEDRKKWKIHEIPIITIAKEEVGNVITQSVIALAIANKFMNAIDKDTLREVMLSKVPAKVHAVNNKAYDLGYKYAEEAMNK; translated from the coding sequence ATGGCTAGAACATTAATGAGATTTACAGGTGTTGGTGGACAGGGTGTACTTCTTGCTGGTGAGATTTTTGCAGCTGCAAAAATCAAAACTGGTGGTTATGGTTTAAAAACTGCAACTTATACATCTCAAGTTAGAGGTGGTCCAACAGTTGTTGATATTACACTTGATGATAATGAAATTTTTTATCCTTATGCAAATGATGGTGAGATAGATTTTATGCTTTCTGTTGCACAAAAAAGTTATGATTTATTCAAAAATGGTGTTTCAGAAGGTGGTACTATTATTATAGAGCCAAATCTTGTAAAACCAACAGAAGAAGATAGAAAAAAATGGAAAATCCATGAGATTCCTATTATTACTATAGCAAAAGAAGAAGTTGGAAATGTTATTACTCAATCAGTTATTGCTCTTGCAATTGCAAACAAATTTATGAATGCAATTGACAAAGATACATTAAGAGAAGTAATGCTTTCTAAAGTTCCTGCTAAAGTTCATGCCGTAAACAACAAAGCTTATGACTTAGGTTATAAATACGCTGAAGAGGCTATGAATAAATAG
- a CDS encoding ferredoxin-thioredoxin reductase catalytic domain-containing protein, with the protein MIRIDTTSPEFLTELENTKKFTDKVCNQFGFVYNPQSEVNEAVTLGLTRNKLIYDKRFCPCFMVIGETKEEQKNGDNRICPCKPALTHEIPDEGKCHCGIFCTPEYAKNNAIMEVAEIAVHTHSRGLTKKECELLLEKESVDADELEALLEARELGMVYFNLVDVREWMEWKSRRIEGTDYLVPTTTFYNSISQLENQKDKINIVYCFSGSRSEYCQYVMKDLGFSKVINFDHGIMTYKGKVVSGEA; encoded by the coding sequence ATGATCAGAATTGATACAACTTCCCCTGAATTTCTCACTGAACTTGAAAATACAAAAAAATTTACTGATAAAGTATGTAACCAATTTGGTTTTGTTTACAATCCACAAAGTGAAGTAAATGAAGCTGTAACTCTTGGACTTACACGAAATAAACTAATATATGACAAAAGATTTTGTCCATGTTTTATGGTAATCGGTGAGACTAAAGAAGAGCAAAAAAATGGTGATAATAGAATATGTCCTTGTAAACCTGCTCTAACACATGAGATACCTGATGAAGGGAAATGTCACTGTGGAATATTTTGTACACCAGAGTATGCAAAAAACAATGCAATAATGGAAGTAGCAGAAATAGCTGTTCATACACACTCAAGAGGACTTACAAAAAAAGAGTGCGAGTTATTACTAGAAAAAGAGTCTGTTGATGCTGATGAGCTTGAGGCACTTTTAGAAGCAAGAGAGCTTGGAATGGTGTATTTTAATCTAGTAGATGTAAGAGAGTGGATGGAGTGGAAATCAAGAAGAATTGAAGGTACTGATTATCTAGTACCAACTACAACATTTTATAACTCTATTTCACAACTAGAAAACCAAAAAGACAAAATCAATATTGTATATTGTTTTAGTGGAAGTAGAAGTGAATATTGTCAATATGTTATGAAAGATTTAGGATTTTCAAAAGTTATCAACTTTGATCATGGTATTATGACTTACAAAGGCAAAGTTGTTAGTGGTGAAGCTTAA
- a CDS encoding ABC transporter permease, with protein sequence MQILLKKTGYIILMLLLISIISFSVVQFAPNSFFASGELNPNITPEAIENLKAIYGLDKPLYIQFLSWISSIVVLDFGISFSNGESVKETILSKLPITLIINIISMVLIFIISLYLGIKSALNKGDLFDKFTKQLSLLSFSMPSFYLAILSILIFGLWLELVPISGVSSGKYDSGFAYYSDIAWHLLLPITIIVFGGIGSLSLYIRSLTIEILKSDYIFFAKSRGIKGYKLFRYYILPNLYPPVITLLGLSLPGVIGGSVILETIFSIDGMGLLFFQSAMSRDYPVIMGILIIGAFLTLLGNILADLVLAKLNPNFKRS encoded by the coding sequence TTGCAAATACTATTAAAAAAAACTGGTTATATTATTTTAATGCTTTTACTAATAAGCATAATATCTTTTAGTGTAGTTCAGTTTGCTCCTAATTCTTTTTTTGCTAGTGGTGAGTTAAATCCAAATATCACACCTGAAGCAATAGAAAACCTAAAAGCAATATATGGACTTGATAAGCCTCTATATATACAATTTTTATCATGGATTAGCTCTATTGTGGTACTTGATTTTGGTATAAGTTTTAGCAATGGAGAGAGTGTAAAAGAGACAATTTTAAGTAAGCTTCCAATAACTCTTATTATAAATATAATAAGCATGGTACTAATTTTTATAATCTCATTATATTTAGGAATAAAATCAGCTCTTAATAAAGGTGATTTGTTTGATAAATTTACAAAACAACTTTCACTTCTTAGCTTTTCTATGCCATCATTTTATTTAGCAATTTTATCAATACTTATTTTTGGACTTTGGCTAGAACTAGTCCCAATTTCAGGGGTTAGTTCTGGCAAGTATGATAGTGGCTTTGCATACTATAGTGATATTGCATGGCATTTATTACTTCCTATTACTATCATAGTTTTTGGTGGAATTGGGAGTTTAAGTTTATATATTAGATCTCTTACAATAGAGATATTAAAAAGTGATTATATCTTTTTTGCAAAATCAAGAGGAATAAAGGGATATAAACTTTTTAGATACTATATCTTACCAAACCTTTATCCGCCTGTTATAACACTTCTTGGGCTTTCACTTCCAGGAGTAATAGGTGGTAGTGTAATACTTGAGACTATCTTTTCTATTGATGGGATGGGATTATTGTTTTTTCAAAGTGCAATGAGTAGAGACTATCCTGTGATTATGGGTATACTAATAATTGGTGCATTTTTGACGCTTCTTGGGAATATTTTAGCTGATTTAGTTTTAGCTAAATTAAATCCAAATTTCAAACGCTCTTAG
- a CDS encoding type IV pilus twitching motility protein PilT, translated as MKDFTLLLKEKLEKLIQSGGSDLHIKAKRAIYIRVQGDIIKLDNEIITPQECIEYSKILLKDKYDEFLEKKEIDTSFALDEKYRFRVNCFFQNDGISIVFRSLRGDIFSIKELGLSHKVNHFTTINRGLVLVTGVTGSGKSTTLSALINEINETQQKHIITIEDPIEFIHKDKKSIINQRAVGEHTQSFSMALRASLREDPDIILVGEMRDLETIEIALQAAQTGHLVFATLHTIDAKETINRIIGVFPSEEQNRIRITLSDVIQGIISQRLVKKIDGTRYAIFEILTRSPRIVSLIRENRDNEIKDALEEGFDIYNTQTFDQGLLEAYFDGIITKEEALKYATNPDEISLKFKGVNSSKKASNSPLEDMSCDIKTKSV; from the coding sequence ATGAAAGATTTTACTCTACTTCTTAAAGAGAAGCTTGAAAAACTAATCCAAAGTGGTGGCAGTGATTTACATATCAAAGCAAAAAGAGCAATTTATATAAGAGTTCAAGGTGATATTATAAAGCTTGATAATGAGATAATTACTCCTCAAGAGTGTATAGAATATTCAAAAATACTACTAAAAGATAAATATGACGAGTTTTTAGAAAAAAAAGAAATAGATACTAGTTTTGCTCTTGATGAAAAATATAGATTTAGGGTGAATTGTTTTTTCCAAAATGATGGTATAAGTATAGTTTTTAGAAGTTTAAGGGGAGATATATTTTCTATAAAAGAGCTTGGCTTAAGCCATAAAGTTAATCATTTTACTACTATAAATCGTGGGCTTGTACTAGTAACAGGTGTTACAGGTAGTGGAAAATCAACAACACTTAGTGCTTTGATAAATGAGATAAATGAAACCCAACAAAAACATATTATAACCATAGAAGACCCAATAGAATTTATTCATAAAGATAAAAAATCTATTATAAATCAAAGGGCAGTTGGTGAACATACACAGTCATTTAGTATGGCTTTAAGAGCAAGTTTAAGAGAAGATCCTGATATTATACTTGTTGGTGAGATGAGAGATCTTGAAACCATAGAAATAGCTCTTCAAGCAGCTCAAACTGGACATCTTGTATTTGCAACTTTACATACTATTGATGCAAAAGAGACTATAAATAGAATAATAGGGGTATTTCCATCAGAAGAACAAAATAGAATCCGTATTACACTAAGCGATGTAATCCAAGGAATTATTTCACAACGACTTGTAAAAAAAATTGATGGCACTAGGTATGCTATTTTTGAAATCTTAACAAGATCACCAAGAATAGTATCTCTTATTAGGGAAAATCGTGATAACGAGATAAAAGATGCATTAGAGGAAGGATTTGATATATACAATACTCAAACTTTTGATCAAGGTTTATTAGAAGCATATTTTGATGGTATTATAACTAAAGAGGAAGCCCTTAAATATGCAACAAATCCAGATGAAATATCTCTTAAATTCAAAGGAGTCAATAGCTCAAAAAAAGCTAGTAACTCTCCTTTGGAAGATATGAGTTGTGATATAAAAACTAAGAGCGTTTGA
- a CDS encoding type IV pilus twitching motility protein PilT, whose translation MGTITLEQLLKTITTYKASDLHLVALSEPQIRVDGKLIPLDVEKLCDSDIKQLCYSVLNDKQKKTLEEEKELDFSFFIDGIGRFRANYYFEKGNNAASFRIIPQKIPTMDELNLPNILGELITKDKGLILVTGPTGSGKSTTLAAMIDKLNETTQKHILTIEDPIEFVHEHKKSLVSQRGVGEDTKSFSKALRSSLREDPDIILIGEMRDLETIRLAITATETGHLVFATLHTSSAVQTINRIINVFPSDEQALIRTQLSMSLLAVVSQSLLPKVGGGRVGVQEILINNHAIANLIREDKIHQIYSQMQLNQSQTSMQTQSQVLLDLISKNLITKDDALKVANNPEEISKNSSY comes from the coding sequence ATGGGTACTATAACACTTGAACAACTTTTAAAAACAATAACTACATATAAAGCATCAGATTTACATCTTGTTGCTCTTAGTGAACCTCAAATTAGAGTAGATGGAAAGTTGATACCTCTTGATGTAGAAAAACTATGTGATAGTGATATAAAACAGTTGTGTTATAGTGTATTAAATGACAAACAAAAGAAAACATTAGAAGAAGAAAAAGAGCTAGATTTTTCTTTTTTTATAGATGGTATAGGTAGGTTTAGAGCAAATTATTATTTTGAAAAAGGTAATAACGCAGCTTCTTTTAGAATCATCCCTCAAAAAATACCTACAATGGATGAACTAAATTTACCAAATATTCTTGGTGAACTTATTACTAAAGATAAAGGATTGATACTTGTCACTGGTCCAACAGGCAGTGGAAAATCAACCACATTAGCTGCAATGATAGATAAGCTAAATGAAACTACACAAAAACATATACTTACTATTGAAGATCCAATAGAGTTTGTACATGAGCATAAAAAATCTTTGGTATCTCAAAGAGGCGTTGGTGAGGATACAAAAAGCTTTTCTAAAGCTTTAAGATCAAGTCTAAGAGAAGATCCAGATATCATCTTAATAGGTGAAATGAGAGATTTAGAAACAATAAGATTAGCTATCACAGCAACAGAAACTGGACATTTGGTATTTGCAACTTTACATACAAGCTCAGCTGTACAAACAATAAATAGAATAATAAATGTATTTCCATCAGATGAACAAGCTCTTATTAGAACTCAGCTTTCTATGAGTTTGCTTGCTGTTGTTTCGCAATCATTACTCCCAAAAGTAGGTGGTGGTAGAGTAGGGGTACAAGAGATTTTAATAAACAATCACGCAATAGCAAATCTTATAAGAGAAGATAAAATTCATCAGATTTATTCACAAATGCAACTAAATCAAAGCCAAACATCTATGCAGACCCAATCTCAGGTCTTACTTGATTTAATAAGCAAAAATTTAATAACTAAAGATGATGCCTTAAAAGTTGCAAATAACCCAGAAGAAATCTCTAAAAATAGCAGTTATTAA
- a CDS encoding type II secretion system protein has translation MKKGFTLIEIAIVLVIIGIITGAVLKGQALIDNAKAKRFQSDVRGYEALGWTYYDRKANFPGDCNKDGVIDYVLATTKGTFLDEATVANDCETLNETTPTAGGVDTFFSDLRKTQIVSPSQTNVSLATHQYSDTLNFGHVTIGASPVKYNAVIAYGVPAWVAKMKDTSIDGSEVSNEGRVRRVATITDGVVTFETDWVKSGETDNTNINVIYFFDKQP, from the coding sequence ATGAAAAAAGGTTTTACTCTAATAGAAATTGCAATAGTTCTTGTTATCATAGGGATTATTACTGGTGCGGTGCTTAAAGGTCAAGCACTTATAGATAATGCAAAAGCAAAGAGATTTCAAAGTGATGTAAGAGGTTATGAAGCTCTTGGGTGGACTTACTATGATAGAAAAGCAAACTTTCCAGGGGATTGTAATAAAGATGGTGTGATTGATTATGTTTTAGCTACTACTAAAGGTACATTTTTAGATGAAGCTACAGTTGCAAATGATTGTGAAACACTAAATGAAACTACACCTACAGCTGGTGGGGTAGATACATTTTTTTCAGATTTAAGAAAAACACAAATTGTATCACCTTCACAAACAAATGTTTCACTTGCAACTCACCAATATAGTGACACTTTAAATTTTGGACATGTTACAATTGGTGCAAGCCCAGTTAAGTATAATGCTGTTATTGCTTATGGAGTACCTGCTTGGGTAGCAAAAATGAAAGATACATCGATAGACGGTTCTGAAGTTAGTAATGAAGGAAGAGTAAGAAGAGTAGCAACAATAACTGATGGTGTTGTAACATTTGAAACTGATTGGGTAAAAAGTGGTGAAACAGACAATACAAATATAAATGTAATTTATTTCTTCGATAAACAACCATAG